The bacterium genome includes a window with the following:
- a CDS encoding folylpolyglutamate synthase/dihydrofolate synthase family protein, whose amino-acid sequence MNEWLRGLKESSFVFGLSRIKKLLKALGNPEKDFASVHITGSNGKGSTVTFIFSVLKEAGYKVGLYTSPHLVDFRERIKINNKMIPQKKLKTIIEKVKKASKGLEITYFEAATVICFLYFAEENVDLAIIEVGLGGRLDATNTIKPLLSIITNISLEHTNYLGGTIEDIAKEKAGIIKRGIPVVIGRMDKKAQRVIEECAKKKGAQIFMEGRDFIGKGIPDCFEVKVFDKAYKGLSLKMMGDHQVLNASLAIASLEILKKDFPYSIFKLKKGLKDAYIKGRMEVISKNPLIILDGAHNPEGAKILREALNSYFPSYKPIFIIGILKDKDKNGFLSSLAISDHKIIVTEPKIDRLYPKELLFEMVKKYTDDAIMMDDIKMAIEYAKGIVRNDELICICGSLYLVGEAMKEFRI is encoded by the coding sequence ATGAATGAATGGCTTAGAGGGCTTAAGGAATCCTCCTTTGTTTTTGGGCTTTCAAGGATAAAGAAGCTTCTTAAGGCTTTAGGGAATCCAGAAAAAGATTTTGCTTCTGTTCATATAACTGGCTCAAATGGAAAGGGCTCTACTGTAACATTTATCTTTTCTGTTTTAAAGGAGGCAGGTTATAAGGTTGGTTTATATACATCGCCACACCTTGTAGATTTTAGGGAAAGGATAAAAATAAACAATAAAATGATTCCTCAAAAAAAGCTTAAAACCATTATTGAAAAGGTAAAAAAAGCAAGTAAAGGGCTAGAGATAACATACTTTGAAGCAGCAACTGTCATTTGTTTCTTGTATTTTGCAGAAGAAAATGTTGATCTTGCAATTATTGAGGTAGGGCTAGGTGGAAGGCTTGATGCGACAAATACAATTAAACCTTTGCTTTCTATAATTACCAATATTTCCCTTGAGCATACAAATTACCTTGGAGGAACAATAGAAGATATTGCAAAGGAAAAGGCAGGGATAATAAAAAGGGGAATTCCTGTTGTTATAGGAAGGATGGATAAAAAAGCACAAAGGGTAATAGAGGAATGTGCAAAAAAGAAGGGTGCACAAATTTTTATGGAAGGAAGGGATTTTATAGGAAAAGGAATACCAGATTGCTTTGAAGTCAAGGTTTTTGATAAAGCTTATAAAGGGCTTTCCTTAAAAATGATGGGAGACCATCAAGTTTTAAATGCCTCTTTAGCAATTGCTTCCCTTGAAATTTTAAAAAAGGATTTTCCTTATTCAATTTTCAAGTTAAAAAAAGGGCTTAAAGATGCCTATATAAAAGGAAGGATGGAGGTTATCTCAAAAAACCCTCTGATTATTTTAGATGGTGCCCATAATCCAGAGGGAGCAAAAATATTAAGGGAGGCTTTAAATTCCTATTTTCCATCATATAAGCCAATATTTATCATAGGCATCCTAAAGGATAAGGACAAAAATGGATTTCTTTCTAGCTTAGCTATATCAGACCATAAAATAATTGTAACCGAGCCAAAGATAGATAGGCTATATCCAAAGGAATTGCTTTTTGAAATGGTAAAAAAATATACAGATGATGCTATTATGATGGATGATATAAAAATGGCTATTGAATATGCAAAAGGCATTGTAAGAAATGATGAGCTTATTTGTATCTGTGGTTCCCTTTATCTCGTAGGTGAAGCAATGAAAGAATTTAGAATTTAA
- the lpxK gene encoding tetraacyldisaccharide 4'-kinase → MFFLEKLYKFGLFCHRRLSKPKKVPAFVISIGNITTGGCGKTQMALKIAQILKERKVCILSRGYKGRLENKGGIVTPNSKVEDVGDEPLMLSKMTNIPVMVGKNRYKSAMFAISNLGIDTIILDDGFQHWGLFRNLDILLINGGNPFGNYRLLPYGILREPLTGIERADIIVITKRKDLNVIEIIRRFNKTSPIFEADYKPSALLDNNGNTYPLSFLSGKRVLAISGIQHPQQFEDDLKDLGCNVEGIRFPDHHFYSSSEIEKIKHKAKEFDLVVSTLKDKEKLKGGDYLFLNVSFSISDETSFIKLLTPKEQ, encoded by the coding sequence ATGTTTTTTCTTGAGAAATTATACAAATTTGGGCTTTTTTGCCATAGGCGATTGTCAAAGCCCAAAAAGGTTCCTGCTTTTGTCATAAGCATAGGAAACATTACCACCGGTGGATGCGGAAAAACCCAGATGGCTTTAAAGATTGCCCAAATTCTTAAGGAAAGAAAGGTTTGTATCTTAAGTAGGGGATATAAAGGAAGGCTTGAAAATAAGGGTGGCATTGTTACGCCAAATAGCAAAGTAGAGGATGTGGGTGATGAGCCTTTAATGCTTTCAAAAATGACAAACATTCCTGTTATGGTTGGAAAAAATAGATACAAATCCGCAATGTTTGCTATTTCTAACCTTGGCATAGATACCATCATATTGGATGATGGATTTCAGCATTGGGGGCTCTTTCGCAATTTAGACATCCTTCTTATAAATGGAGGTAACCCCTTTGGAAACTATCGCCTTTTGCCTTATGGAATCCTTCGCGAACCATTGACAGGGATTGAGAGGGCTGATATAATTGTAATTACAAAAAGAAAAGACCTAAATGTTATTGAAATAATAAGAAGATTTAATAAAACCTCGCCAATATTTGAGGCAGATTACAAACCAAGTGCTTTATTGGATAATAATGGAAATACATATCCCTTATCATTTCTTTCGGGAAAGAGGGTATTGGCTATATCTGGAATACAACATCCCCAGCAATTTGAAGACGACCTAAAAGATTTAGGATGCAATGTGGAAGGAATAAGGTTTCCCGACCATCATTTTTATTCTTCCTCTGAGATAGAAAAGATAAAACATAAAGCAAAGGAATTTGACCTTGTTGTATCAACCCTAAAGGATAAAGAAAAATTAAAGGGAGGGGATTATCTTTTCCTTAATGTTTCTTTCTCAATAAGTGATGAAACCTCTTTCATTAAGCTTTTAACCCCTAAGGAACAATAA
- a CDS encoding pitrilysin family protein: MNSFLRLRYKTLLFFLLSHFAFPSVYTLENGMKVILEERHTTEFVSLQAFVKAGSIYEDEYIGSGISHLVEHMLFKGTKKRGPQEIAGEIEKEGGRINAFTSFDKTVYKITIPSQSMYVAIDILKDILFFPEFPEDELVKEKDVILKEIETRDNSPEDFLLRCLFQEAFTTHPVRYPIIGYKELFKELKRKDLIAYHKERYIPSNIAISACGDFEERELLDKIKRVFSSIPRKQEKAISIPNEPRQVSKRTFYTEKPFNLAYLAMGFHIPSITHPDIHHLDLLSAILGKGRTGRLYKSLVDDKGLVLSIESFSYTPAFPGLFGISAKMHPNNLRLAEKEILREIERIKKDGVSQKELNLAKRKLIADIYSLEETIEKRASVLGESFLDTGNPYFLDEYVKNIEGIKPSEIRDAAKLYLNSNNMTFALLSPEKLKEEKEKIAVKKREIKKGYLPNGLTYLISPSNTKGLVSIYALFKGGRLVEKEGKEGISNLTSSLLLAGTKNKGRARIAEEIESLGGSISSYGGRNSFGISISILPENVDKGLAILKEIIKEPTFDEEEIKREKKRVILSLKARSDEMFSFCLNMFLKTIYKTHPYSISELGREESIESITKSDLLSFYNERIMPNNMVLTVFGGVNPEKIEKSIKRHFQRLEQRRLYKPQPYPNPQLEEDIELRMKNKRFSQAGIMMGFLGSRITDEDRFSLELISSILSRQGGRLFNSLREEEGLVYYTDSFNIFGLDPGCFIIHAQTSEKNVSLVCKKIEKEIARLKDEDVSSDELSSSKTYLIGEKEALLEDNSRYGFEAGLCELYGMSFNEVERYKERLDKIDPPTIKQIARKYFDKKAIVIIVP, translated from the coding sequence ATGAACAGCTTCTTAAGATTGCGTTATAAAACCCTCCTTTTCTTTCTCCTTTCACATTTTGCCTTTCCCTCCGTTTATACCCTGGAAAATGGAATGAAGGTAATCCTTGAGGAGAGGCATACAACAGAATTTGTATCTCTACAGGCGTTTGTAAAGGCAGGAAGCATCTATGAAGATGAATACATTGGCTCTGGTATATCCCATCTTGTAGAGCATATGCTCTTTAAAGGAACAAAGAAAAGAGGCCCTCAAGAAATAGCAGGTGAAATTGAAAAGGAGGGAGGAAGAATAAATGCATTTACATCTTTTGACAAAACCGTCTACAAAATCACCATTCCATCCCAATCAATGTATGTTGCTATTGACATCCTTAAGGATATCTTATTTTTTCCCGAATTTCCAGAAGATGAGCTTGTTAAGGAAAAAGATGTTATCTTAAAGGAGATTGAGACAAGGGATAATTCTCCCGAAGATTTTCTTTTAAGGTGTCTATTCCAAGAAGCATTTACAACCCATCCTGTTAGATACCCGATAATCGGTTATAAAGAGCTTTTTAAAGAATTGAAAAGGAAAGACCTTATTGCCTATCATAAAGAAAGGTATATCCCTTCTAATATTGCAATTTCTGCCTGCGGAGATTTTGAGGAAAGAGAGCTTTTGGATAAGATAAAAAGGGTATTTTCAAGCATTCCAAGGAAACAAGAAAAGGCTATAAGCATTCCAAATGAACCAAGACAGGTTTCAAAGAGAACCTTTTATACTGAAAAGCCTTTTAATCTTGCCTATCTTGCCATGGGATTCCATATTCCATCCATTACCCACCCTGATATTCATCACCTGGATTTACTCTCTGCAATATTAGGAAAGGGAAGAACAGGAAGGCTTTATAAATCTCTGGTTGATGATAAAGGCCTTGTTCTTTCTATTGAATCCTTCTCTTATACACCAGCATTTCCTGGACTATTTGGCATTTCAGCAAAGATGCATCCAAACAACCTTAGGCTAGCAGAAAAAGAAATACTCAGAGAGATTGAAAGGATAAAAAAAGATGGTGTATCTCAAAAGGAGCTTAACCTTGCAAAGAGAAAGCTCATTGCAGATATTTATTCTTTGGAAGAGACCATTGAAAAGAGGGCATCTGTTCTGGGAGAATCCTTTCTTGATACAGGAAACCCCTATTTCTTAGATGAATATGTAAAAAATATAGAAGGGATTAAGCCTTCGGAAATAAGGGATGCTGCAAAGCTATACCTTAATTCTAACAATATGACATTTGCCCTTCTTTCTCCAGAAAAGCTGAAAGAAGAAAAGGAAAAAATAGCTGTAAAGAAAAGAGAAATAAAAAAGGGGTATCTTCCCAATGGGCTTACCTATCTTATAAGCCCTTCAAATACAAAAGGTCTTGTATCAATTTATGCCTTATTTAAGGGAGGAAGGTTGGTAGAAAAAGAGGGGAAGGAGGGGATTTCAAACCTTACCTCCTCCTTACTTCTTGCGGGAACAAAAAACAAAGGAAGGGCAAGGATTGCCGAAGAGATTGAGTCTCTTGGTGGAAGCATCTCTTCCTATGGTGGAAGAAATTCCTTTGGAATCTCCATCTCTATTCTTCCTGAAAATGTTGATAAGGGTCTTGCAATACTTAAGGAAATAATTAAAGAGCCAACCTTTGATGAAGAAGAGATTAAGAGGGAAAAAAAGAGAGTAATTCTTTCCCTGAAAGCACGCTCTGATGAAATGTTTTCATTCTGCCTAAATATGTTTCTAAAAACCATCTACAAAACCCATCCATATAGCATCTCTGAGCTGGGAAGAGAAGAATCCATAGAAAGTATTACCAAAAGTGATCTCCTTTCATTTTATAATGAGAGAATAATGCCAAATAACATGGTTTTGACTGTATTTGGAGGTGTAAATCCAGAGAAAATAGAAAAATCTATAAAAAGGCATTTTCAAAGATTAGAACAAAGAAGGCTTTATAAGCCACAACCATATCCCAATCCACAATTGGAAGAAGATATAGAATTAAGGATGAAGAATAAAAGGTTTTCTCAAGCTGGGATTATGATGGGCTTTCTTGGGAGCAGGATAACCGATGAAGATAGATTTTCCCTTGAGCTTATTTCTTCTATTCTTTCAAGGCAGGGTGGAAGGCTTTTTAATAGTTTGCGTGAGGAAGAGGGGCTTGTCTACTATACGGATTCCTTTAATATCTTTGGTCTTGACCCTGGATGTTTTATTATTCACGCCCAAACATCAGAGAAGAATGTATCTTTAGTTTGTAAAAAAATAGAAAAAGAGATAGCAAGGCTTAAAGATGAAGATGTATCATCTGATGAGCTTTCCTCCTCCAAGACATATCTTATTGGAGAAAAGGAGGCATTATTGGAAGATAATAGCCGATATGGATTTGAAGCAGGGCTTTGTGAGCTTTATGGTATGTCTTTTAATGAGGTGGAAAGATATAAAGAAAGGTTGGATAAAATAGATCCTCCCACCATAAAGCAAATAGCAAGAAAATACTTTGATAAAAAGGCGATTGTAATTATTGTTCCTTAG